The nucleotide sequence GGCTAGTTATTATGCTTTAGGAAATAATCAAGAGGCGATGGTGGATTTAGAAATTGCTGCCCGATTGTTTACTGATCAGGCGAAAAAAGATAAGCAAGATAAGGCTCTACAATTGATTAATCAGATTCAAAGTGAACAGCAAAAATCCTTGAATTTTAGCAATAAACATTAAAAATAAGCGGGGGATCATTTTCCCCACTTATCCAAATAAACATCAACCAAGTATTTTTTTGAACGCACTGATTTAGCCTTTTAGTTGGCCTCGGTAGCCTACTGGTCCCTCACCCGGAAATTGAGCCGCTCCTAAAAACGAATTAGCATCATTAAAAAAGGTAATATTGCCGTTCCCCCACTTAAAATTCACTAACTTGATAGGGTTACTATAATTAATATAAATCTAAGGTAATCAATAATCTGTAATATTTTTAGCAAAATCCCCTTTAAAACTATTAATTAAAAATTAATGTAAAATAATATTTTTTGTTGATATAATATTTAGCTCGAACAGAAAAAATCTCTTAAACCTCTCTCAAAAAGATTTATGCCTTTTGGAAGTTGAAACAGACTCATGCTTTAAGTTTTTATCAATAGTATTGAGTTCAGAAAACCCTGACAAATTTCAGAAAAAATTAAGCAAACTCTGGTATAAATTTGGGTATGATGAACGTATATGTGTGCGCTGGCAGAATAGCGCGGGTGTGTTAGGAGTGTTTGTTAACCACGAAACGAGAATAAAAAAGGAAACCAGTATGATTGCAACAGCACCATCATCGACATTACCGAAATTAGAAGACATCAAAGACGGTTTACCCAATATTTGTGGTTGGGAGGCAGAAATCGCTTCAGTGGTGCAGCATGACGAGCCTGTTTTTTTGCCAACGAGCAATATTAAGCTAGATAACATTAAATCTGCCTTCGCCTGTGCCTTGCATATGCACCAACCCACCATCCCGGCAGGACATGATGGGTCATTAATTTGTAATCTTCAACATATGTTTGAAAATCAAGGCATGGGAGATAACCACAATGCGGGTGTATTTGCCTGGTGTTACAGTCGCATGGGAGATTTTATCCCTGAATTGGTGGATCAAGGTTGCAATCCTCGCATTATGTTAGATTATTCGGGTAATCTGTTATGGGGATTACGGCAAATGGGGCGAGACGATGTAATCAATAACCTCAAGCGGATTACCTGCGAGCCTCAGTATCAGCCCTATGTAGAATGGTTAGGTACCATGTGGAGTCATGCGGTAGCGCCTTCTACTCCCATTCCAGACCTAAAACTACAGATCCAAGCTTGGCAACAATACTTTGCCTCTATCTTTGGTTATGATGCCCTACGACGGGTAAAAGGATTTTCTCCCCCAGAAATGCACCTCCCTAACCACCCTGATACCGCTTATGAGTATATTAAAGCCCTCAAAGAATGCGGCTATCGTTGGTTATTGGTACAAGAAAGTTCAGTAGAACGTCTAGATGGTAACAGCTTATGGCACGAGGATAAATATATCCCCAACCGTTTAATTGCCCGTAATTCCAAAGGCGAAACGGTCAGTATTACCGCTTTGATTAAAACTCAAGGTTCAGATACTAAATTAGTGGCTCAAATGCAGCCTTATTACGAAGCTAAGAGTCGCGGAAGACAGCAAATAGGAGATAAAACCGTTCCTTGTTGCGTCAGCCAAATAGCCGATGGTGAGAATGGCGGCGTAATGATGAATGAATTTCCCGGCGGTTATATGCCCGCTTGGCATGACATCAAGAATAATGGAGATGTAGCCGGGGTTAATGGTACAGAGTATATCGAATTACTCGAAGCTTCCGGGGTTAACCCAGAAGATTATCCCACCTGTCAACCCGTTCAGCAACACAAAATCTGGCAACGAGTGGACCTCAATAATGTCACGCCAGAAGCGGTAGAAAAAGCCATCGCCGAATTGAAACAAAACGATCATCAATTTCATGTAGATGGCGCTTCCTGGACAAATGACTTAAGTTGGGTTCGGGGTTATGAAAACGTATTAGGCCCCATGATCCAATTAAGTGCTGACTTCCATCAAAAATATGACGCATTGGTGCAACAAGACCCCTCTGTTACCAAGCGGCGTGATTACCAAGAAGCCCTGCTGTACAATTTACTCTTACAAACCAGTTGTTTCCGTTACTGGGGACAAGGCGCTTGGACAGATTACGCCCGTACTATATTTGAACGCGGAGAAGCCTTATTAAAAGGTTAAAACACCCTAACCCTTAAGGGTAAGCATAGATAACCAAAGCCTGCCTAGGCAGGCTTAAATAATGGCGCGAAACACTCTTTGATCTTAAAGCCTAGGATTTTTTGTACTCCAGTCATTGAGTTGACTTTCAAAAGGCTTGAGGTTTTTAGAACGATAATCTGGTCTATCTCGCCAACGTTTTTTGACGCTATCATCAAGATTATTAAAGCTGTCAATCTTCCTGTGAATAGTTCCCGCCAATTTAAAGACTCCTTGAGGTTCATTATTAAAATTAACCGTGTGATCAAGTTTAATGCCGCCCTCTACTCTCGACACATCAAACCCTAACCCAATAGCCACAGCTTCCTCGATCATCCATTGCAAAGCCCGATCAGACAACCCTTGAGTCTGTGCGGTGCCACCACCCACACAACCATGTTCACCCGGAAACCAAATTTGTTTGATATCTTGCTCAGGGTAAGCCTTATCCATCGGTGTTACATTAAACGTGCTACGAATCTCATCAACTGCCACAGCATGCCTTGCATGAACAGTCTGACCATGTAATTGCGTGTCATGAAATAGATATTTTTGATTAATCCAGTTATCTAAAGGAAAATAGGGGATTACATCAGGGATACCCAGAGAACCCACTGTATCCCAACAACCTAAAAGAGTAATGGGAATTTGTGCCCCATTATTTTGTCCGTATTGTTGGCGAAACTTAACAGCTTGATCGCTACTCGGTCTGGTTTCATCCCTTCGGTCCCGATAGAATTCATAAGCTTTAGGAATTTCTCGAATGTAGCGGCGCTCTATTAAACCACAATTAAAGATAAAGCCTGATAGACTGCGAACAGTATAAGCACCACGACTAAACCCAAACAGATAAATTTCATCCCCAGGATCATAATTTAGACAGAGAAATCGATAAGAAGTTTGGATAGCTTGATCAATACCCCAACCAAAT is from Gloeothece verrucosa PCC 7822 and encodes:
- a CDS encoding DUF2235 domain-containing protein; translation: MKRLIVCCDGTWETLTNPTATNVVKIAQGIKSFDDKGIAQIVYYEQGVGTGEDFINKIGGGAFGWGIDQAIQTSYRFLCLNYDPGDEIYLFGFSRGAYTVRSLSGFIFNCGLIERRYIREIPKAYEFYRDRRDETRPSSDQAVKFRQQYGQNNGAQIPITLLGCWDTVGSLGIPDVIPYFPLDNWINQKYLFHDTQLHGQTVHARHAVAVDEIRSTFNVTPMDKAYPEQDIKQIWFPGEHGCVGGGTAQTQGLSDRALQWMIEEAVAIGLGFDVSRVEGGIKLDHTVNFNNEPQGVFKLAGTIHRKIDSFNNLDDSVKKRWRDRPDYRSKNLKPFESQLNDWSTKNPRL